A genomic segment from [Flavobacterium] thermophilum encodes:
- the ctaE gene encoding Cytochrome c oxidase subunit 3, whose amino-acid sequence MHVEEKLTAETFPAAPERATLEGKNKFLGFWLFLGGETVMFASLFATYLALKDKTNGGPSAEELFQMPIVFMATMLLLTSSLTSVYAIYHMKNFDFQKMQLWFGITVLLGAGFLALEIYEFYEYVHEGHKFTTSAFASAFYTLVGTHGAHVAFGLLWILTLMIRNAKRGLNLYNAPKFYVASLYWHFIDVVWVFIFTVVYLMGMVG is encoded by the coding sequence ATGCACGTGGAGGAAAAACTGACGGCCGAGACGTTTCCGGCCGCGCCGGAACGCGCCACCCTTGAGGGGAAAAATAAGTTTCTCGGTTTTTGGCTGTTTTTAGGCGGAGAGACGGTTATGTTCGCCTCTCTCTTCGCCACCTATTTGGCGCTCAAAGACAAAACGAACGGCGGCCCTTCGGCGGAAGAGCTGTTCCAAATGCCGATCGTGTTTATGGCGACGATGCTTCTGTTAACGAGCAGTTTAACGAGCGTTTACGCCATTTATCATATGAAAAACTTTGATTTTCAAAAAATGCAACTTTGGTTTGGCATTACGGTGCTGCTTGGCGCTGGGTTTTTGGCCTTGGAAATTTATGAGTTTTATGAGTATGTTCATGAAGGCCATAAGTTTACGACGAGCGCCTTCGCGTCCGCCTTTTACACGCTCGTCGGCACGCACGGCGCCCACGTTGCGTTTGGATTGCTTTGGATTTTAACATTGATGATTCGCAATGCCAAGCGCGGGTTAAACTTATATAATGCCCCGAAGTTTTACGTCGCGAGCCTTTATTGGCACTTTATCGACGTCGTCTGGGTGTTCATTTTTACCGTCGTATATTTAATGGGAATGGTGGGGTGA
- the caaD gene encoding Cytochrome c oxidase subunit 4B, with protein sequence MANQTNSGNERIDLAYRRRKNAEDMRHQLIAFVLMILLTLISFAAVGYEEFSHWFVIPFILLLAGVQVAFQLYYFMHMSHKGHEFPAMFIYGGVFVMLLLVWAFTTVIWW encoded by the coding sequence ATGGCGAACCAAACGAACTCCGGAAATGAGCGCATCGACTTAGCATATCGCCGCCGGAAAAATGCGGAAGACATGCGCCATCAACTCATCGCCTTCGTGCTGATGATTTTGTTGACGCTCATCTCTTTCGCCGCGGTCGGCTACGAAGAGTTTTCCCATTGGTTTGTCATTCCGTTTATTTTGCTTTTAGCTGGCGTGCAAGTGGCGTTTCAGCTTTATTATTTCATGCATATGAGCCATAAAGGTCATGAGTTTCCGGCTATGTTTATTTATGGAGGCGTGTTTGTCATGCTTCTGCTTGTGTGGGCGTTTACGACGGTCATTTGGTGGTAA
- the ctaD gene encoding Cytochrome c oxidase subunit 1: MSTIARKKGVGAVLWDYLTTVDHKKIAHLYLIAGGIFFLLGGLEALFIRIQLAKPNNDFLVGGLYNEVLTMHGTTMIFLAAMPLLFAFMNAVVPLQIGARDVAFPFLNALGFWLFFFGGLFLNCSWFLGGAPDAGWTSYASLALASKAHHGVDFYTLGLQISGFGTIMGAINFLVTIINMRAPGMTFMRMPMFTWATFVASALILFAFPPLTVGLIFMMMDRLFGGNFFNPAAGGNTIIWEHLFWVFGHPEVYILVLPAFGIFSEIFATFSRKRLFGYSSMVFATVLIAFFGFMVWAHHMFTVGLGPIANAIFAVATMAIAVPTGIKIFNWLFTIWGGSIKFTTPMYYAVAFIPSFVMGGVTGVMLASAAADYQYHDSYFVVAHFHYVIVGGVVFALLAGTHYWWPKMFGRMLNETLGKITFWLFFIGFHLTFFIQHFLGLTGMPRRVFTYLPNQGWETGNLISTVGAFFMAAATVILLINIVITTVKGEKAAGDAWGDGRTLEWAIASPPPVYNFAQLPLVRGLDAFWLEKMEGKKELTPAEPLGDIHMPNSSFLPFIISFGLFVAAFGFTYHQEAAWGLPVGVLGLLITLGAMFLRSVIDDHGFHIHKEEVLELEKKGANA; encoded by the coding sequence GTGAGTACGATCGCTCGCAAAAAGGGTGTCGGCGCCGTTTTATGGGATTACTTGACAACGGTCGACCATAAAAAAATCGCCCATCTGTACTTGATTGCTGGCGGGATTTTCTTTCTGCTCGGCGGTCTTGAAGCATTGTTTATCCGCATTCAGCTCGCGAAGCCGAACAACGATTTTCTGGTCGGCGGGCTGTACAACGAAGTGCTGACGATGCATGGGACGACGATGATTTTCTTGGCTGCCATGCCGCTTCTTTTCGCGTTCATGAACGCCGTCGTTCCTTTGCAGATCGGCGCGCGCGACGTTGCGTTCCCGTTCTTGAACGCGCTCGGATTTTGGCTCTTTTTCTTCGGCGGCCTGTTTTTAAACTGTTCGTGGTTTTTAGGCGGCGCGCCGGACGCCGGTTGGACGTCGTACGCATCGCTAGCGCTCGCTTCGAAAGCGCACCACGGTGTCGACTTTTACACGCTCGGATTGCAAATTTCCGGCTTCGGAACGATCATGGGTGCCATTAACTTCCTTGTCACGATCATCAACATGCGCGCCCCGGGCATGACATTTATGCGCATGCCGATGTTCACGTGGGCGACGTTTGTGGCGTCGGCGCTTATCTTGTTTGCGTTCCCGCCGCTGACGGTCGGCTTGATTTTCATGATGATGGACCGGTTGTTTGGCGGCAACTTCTTTAACCCCGCTGCCGGTGGTAATACGATTATCTGGGAGCACTTATTCTGGGTGTTTGGACATCCGGAAGTTTACATTCTTGTTTTGCCGGCATTCGGTATTTTCTCGGAAATTTTCGCGACGTTCTCGCGCAAGCGCCTGTTCGGCTATTCGTCGATGGTGTTTGCGACCGTGCTCATCGCCTTTTTCGGATTCATGGTATGGGCGCACCATATGTTTACGGTCGGGTTGGGGCCGATTGCGAATGCAATCTTTGCCGTTGCGACAATGGCGATTGCGGTTCCGACGGGGATTAAAATTTTCAACTGGCTGTTTACGATATGGGGTGGAAGCATCAAGTTTACGACGCCGATGTATTATGCAGTAGCGTTTATTCCGTCGTTCGTCATGGGCGGGGTCACAGGTGTCATGCTCGCATCGGCTGCCGCTGACTACCAATACCATGACAGTTATTTCGTCGTGGCGCACTTCCATTACGTCATTGTCGGCGGGGTTGTGTTTGCCCTGCTTGCCGGTACGCACTATTGGTGGCCGAAAATGTTTGGCCGCATGCTGAACGAGACGCTTGGCAAAATTACGTTCTGGCTGTTCTTTATCGGGTTCCATTTGACATTCTTTATCCAGCACTTCCTCGGCTTGACGGGGATGCCGCGCCGCGTCTTTACGTATTTGCCGAACCAAGGATGGGAAACCGGCAACTTGATCAGCACGGTTGGGGCGTTCTTTATGGCAGCCGCGACGGTTATTTTACTTATTAACATTGTGATTACGACGGTAAAAGGCGAAAAAGCGGCGGGGGATGCATGGGGCGACGGCCGCACGCTCGAATGGGCCATCGCTTCGCCGCCGCCGGTGTACAACTTTGCCCAACTGCCGCTCGTGCGCGGTTTGGACGCCTTCTGGCTTGAAAAAATGGAAGGCAAAAAAGAATTGACGCCGGCCGAGCCGCTTGGCGATATTCATATGCCGAATTCATCATTCTTGCCGTTTATCATTTCATTTGGCTTGTTTGTCGCGGCATTCGGTTTTACGTATCATCAAGAGGCGGCTTGGGGCTTGCCGGTCGGCGTTCTCGGCTTGCTCATTACGCTCGGTGCGATGTTCTTGCGCTCGGTGATTGATGATCACGGCTTCCACATTCATAAAGAGGAAGTGCTTGAACTTGAGAAGAAGGGGGCGAACGCCTGA